Proteins encoded by one window of Carassius auratus strain Wakin chromosome 8, ASM336829v1, whole genome shotgun sequence:
- the LOC113107311 gene encoding uncharacterized protein LOC113107311 isoform X2, with protein MVERWPALFTERQVFAEFNRIASKNLEGDFFEAQDQYAPRFIELFKTKKGTVGQKLRELIQHISCKTPDVTVLHSVVLKGIPILLCDESSEFYKTCYDTTRDEALECITVGVLTVVSEDSPHEGQSSVDLQPISTAIILEGGIVMDHIKNLSQAVCLLFGLTYVLHLDYPKCMANTLHFIQTVMLGLGKKKTPIKTVNSEEQSFGLEQ; from the exons ATGGTTGAACGATGGCCAGCACTCTTCACAGAGAGACAG gtgtttgctgagtttaatagAATCGCCAGTAAGAATCTTGAGGGAGACTTTTTTGAGGCTCAGGACCAGTACGCACCACGTTTCATCGAACTCTTCAAAACAAAGAAGGGAACTGTTGGCCAGAAACTCAGGGAGCTGATTCAGCACATAAGCTGTAAG ACACCAGACGTGACAGTACTTCACTCTGTTGTCCTCAAAGGCATTCCCATTTTACTCTGTGATGAATCCAGTGAATTCTATAAGACCTGCTAT GATACAACGAGAGACGAGGCCCTAGAATGCATCACTGTTGGTGTGCTGACAGTTGTCAGTGAAGATAGTCCTCATGAGGGTCAAAGCTCAGTGGACCTCCAGCCCATCTCCACTGCCATCATTCTGGAGGGAGGTATTGTCATGGATCATATTAAAAACTTGTCTCAGGCAGTTTGTCTGTTGTTTGGGCTTACATATGTATTGCATTTGGATTACCCAAAATGCATGGCAAATACACTCCACTTCATTCAGACTGTGATGCTTGGACTGGGAAAGAAAAAAACTCCCATCAAAACTGTTAACTCTGAAGAACAGTCTTTTGGGTTAGAACAGTAA
- the LOC113107311 gene encoding uncharacterized protein LOC113107311 isoform X1 yields the protein MLIPLPPLHPYPPLSLLQVFAEFNRIASKNLEGDFFEAQDQYAPRFIELFKTKKGTVGQKLRELIQHISCKTPDVTVLHSVVLKGIPILLCDESSEFYKTCYDTTRDEALECITVGVLTVVSEDSPHEGQSSVDLQPISTAIILEGGIVMDHIKNLSQAVCLLFGLTYVLHLDYPKCMANTLHFIQTVMLGLGKKKTPIKTVNSEEQSFGLEQ from the exons ATGTTAATACCTCTGCCACCTCTCCATCCCTACCCACCCCTCTCTCTACTTCAggtgtttgctgagtttaatagAATCGCCAGTAAGAATCTTGAGGGAGACTTTTTTGAGGCTCAGGACCAGTACGCACCACGTTTCATCGAACTCTTCAAAACAAAGAAGGGAACTGTTGGCCAGAAACTCAGGGAGCTGATTCAGCACATAAGCTGTAAG ACACCAGACGTGACAGTACTTCACTCTGTTGTCCTCAAAGGCATTCCCATTTTACTCTGTGATGAATCCAGTGAATTCTATAAGACCTGCTAT GATACAACGAGAGACGAGGCCCTAGAATGCATCACTGTTGGTGTGCTGACAGTTGTCAGTGAAGATAGTCCTCATGAGGGTCAAAGCTCAGTGGACCTCCAGCCCATCTCCACTGCCATCATTCTGGAGGGAGGTATTGTCATGGATCATATTAAAAACTTGTCTCAGGCAGTTTGTCTGTTGTTTGGGCTTACATATGTATTGCATTTGGATTACCCAAAATGCATGGCAAATACACTCCACTTCATTCAGACTGTGATGCTTGGACTGGGAAAGAAAAAAACTCCCATCAAAACTGTTAACTCTGAAGAACAGTCTTTTGGGTTAGAACAGTAA